One Enterobacter asburiae genomic window, TAGCCTGCGGATCGCGATCGATTGCCAGCAGGCGTCCTTCCTCTCCAAGCTGGGAGAGAATCAAACGCGAGTGACCACCGCGACCAAACGTGCCATCAATGTAGATGCCATCCGGACGAATATTCAGGCCGTTAACGGCCTCGTCCAGTAACACCGTTTTATGTTTATAATTTTCCATCATATTTATAGAGACAAGTCCTGCAGCCGTTCCGATAATGTCGCGGAATCAGACTGCTCAGCGTCGATATCTTCCTTGACCTGTTGATACCAGGTCGTTTCATCCCACAGTTCAAACTTGTTGAACTGCCCGACCAGCATCACTTCTTTGGTCAGACCGGCATGTTGCCGCAACACAGGGGCAATCAGTAATCGCCCTGCGTTATCCATCTGACATTCACTGGCATGTCCCAATAACAAACGCTGCACGCGGCGTTCCTGCGGGTTCATGCTCGACAGTCGCGACAGCTTTTGCTCAATAATTTCCCATTCAGGCAAGGGGTAAAGCAGCAGGCAGGGGGAGTTAATGTCAATGGTGCAAACCATTTGACCCGCAGCGTTCTCAATCAGCCGATCGCGGTATCGGGTTGGTACCGATAAACGCCCTTTGCTGTCGAGATTGACTAACGTAGCTCCACGGAACATGCCAGTCTCACCCCTCCTCACCACTTTAACCCACAAATTCCCACCTAAAGGAGTTTACGGAGCGAGGGAAAAGCTTGTCAAGCCAGGACTCTCCCTATAAGGACTCGGAAGCCCTCTATTTACAGAGATAAACAGTCCTGGTTAATAACTGCACAACTGGCGAGGCAAAATTAACGTTATGAATATTTGTAAGAAAAAAACCGAATATGCACACTAGCGTTAAAGCTCACTCAATATCATCGCAGATAAATATAAAGTGTCAGTTTGCGACGCGGGCAGCATTTTATGACAGATTCTCAGGGGATAACAGCGCCAGATTCATCCAGGCACCCGGTAAGCGCGGCGGTTGCCACGTAAGCTGGCAAAGGAGGAGGAAAAACGTCTGAATATTCATCGACCGAAGAGGGTTTGTAACAAAGTAATACAAAGAATGCCGTTTAAAATCGCTCAGACGTTCTTTAAAAGTACAATTTAAAAGCCAGAATGAATTAAGAAAAATAGGTGATTAGGATCCCTCAAGAATTATCCTAATTTCTCTCCGGGAATTATCTGCACGAATTATCGCAGCAAAATGGGGCAGATTTCGCCGCCCCGGTCATTTCATTTTTGGCGGCTTAAAATTCCGCGATGGTAGAGATTACGTTTGATACGCGTCAGGCCCGGCTTCGGCTTGCGCGGCTCATCCAGGCTTGCCAGCACAATCTCAAGCACGCGTTCAGCCACATCGCGGTGACGCTGTGCTACCGCCAGCACCGGGCACTGGAGGAAGTCGAGCAGCTCGTTATCCCCGAACGTGGCAATCGCCAGGTCGGAAGGCAGTTTACCTTCACGGCGTAAGGTCACATCCATGACGCCCTGCAACAGCGCGAAGGACGTGGTGAACAGCGCCTGAGGCATCGGATGCGTTTCCAGCCATTTCTCGAACAGCTGCGCCGCGGCTTCACGCTCGTAGCTATTGGCATAGAGGTAGTGAACCTCGCGCGGATCGTCTTTCCAGGCGGTTCTGAACCCCTGCTCACGCAGGAAGCTCACGGAGAGTTCGGGCAGCGCGCCAAGATACAGCACCGTTTCAGCGGGGAATGTTCTAAGCTCTGCGGCCAGCATTTCTGCATCATCCTGATCCGCACCCACGACGCTGGTGAAATGCTCACGATCGAGCGCACGATCCAGCGCAACGATTGGGAACGGGTCGTTCGCCCAGCGCTGGTAGAACGGATGCTCTGGCGGCAGGGAGGTCGACACGATGATGGCATCCACCTGGCGCTGGAGAAGATGCTCAATGCAGCGCATCTCGTTGTCGGGCTGGTCTTCCGAGCAGGCAATCAGCAGTTGATAGCCGCGCTGGCGCGCCTGACGTTCTAGATAGTTGGCGATACGGGTATAGCTGGTGTTTTCCAGGTCAGGGATCACCAGACCAATAGAGCGGGTTCGCCCGGCACGCAGACCGGCTGCGACAGCATTCGGATGGTAGTTATGCTCACGAACGACCGCCATAACTTTTTCAACGGTCTTGTCGCTGACACGGTACTGCTTTGCTTTACCGTTAATCACATAGCTGGCCGTTGTTCGTGACACGCCGGCTAGCCGGGCGATTTCATCCAGTTTCACAATTGCCCCTTAAAAAAAGAAAAGAGTCCATGGCCCTGTCAAGGTTATGGTTAAATCTTTTAACATCTAAACGCAGAAAAGCCTTCGCGGCAACCGCTTTTATCTGCGTTGTCGGCTGATTACGCAAAAAAAAGCCCGGCTTTGGTGACCGGGCAGAAAGAGGCGAACCTTTTTGACAACTAACGCATGATTTTCTCGCCGCGTGACAGACCTACTACACCCGATCTCGCCACCTCGACAATTTTTGCGACGTCCCGCACGGACGCCAGGAAAGCATCCAGCTTGTCGCTTGTCCCGACCAGCTGAACCGTATAAAGAGAAGGCGTGACGTCGATAATCTGTCCGCGGAAAATATCCGCATTGCGTTTGACCTCATCACGCCCGTAGCCGCTGGCCTGGATTTTCACCAGCATGACCTCACGCTCAACGTAGGCTCCCTGCCCCAGCTCGCTCACGCGCAGTACATCGACCAGCTTATGCAGCTGTTTCTCAATCTGCTCAAGCACTTTGGCATCGCCGACGGTTTGGATCGTCATGCGCGACAGCGTGGGGTCTTCCGTCGGGGCGACAGTCAGGCTTTCAATGTTATAGCCGCGCTGCGCAAAAAGGCCAATGACGCGCGACAGTGCGCCAGACTCGTTTTCCAGTAAAACAGATAATATCCGGCGCATATCAGGTTCTCTCCGTTTTGCTTAACCACATTTCATCCATACCACCACCACGAATATGCATCGGATAAACGTGCTCGGTTCCATCAACAATCACATCCATAAAGACGAGGCGGTTGTTTTTAACGTGCTCAAGCGCCTGTGCGAGCTTCGTTTCCAGCTCGGCCGGATCGGTCACCCGCATGCCTACATGGCCGTAAGCTTCAGCAAGACGAACAAAGTCCGGCAGCGATTTCATGTAGGACTGAGAATGACGGCCAGAGTAGATCATATCCTGCCATTGCTTCACCATACCGAGATAGCCGTTATTCAGGTTCAGCACCAGTACCGGCAGTTCATACTGCAGGGCGGTAGACAGCTCCTGAATGTTCATCTGAATACTGCCATCTCCCGTCACGCAGACGACGGTTTCATTCGGCAGCGCCAGCTTCACGCCCAGCGCGGCAGGCAGACCAAAGCCCATCGTTCCTAAACCACCGGAGTTGATCCAGTGTCGCGGTTTATCAAACGGGTAATAGAGGGCGGCAAACATCTGGTGCTGCCCCACGTCTGAGGTCACGTACGCCTCACCTTTCGTCAGTCGCCACACCGCTTCAATGACCGCCTGCGGCTTAATGTTTTCACTCTGCGTGTCATATTTCAGGCACTGACGCGCGCGCCACTGTTCAATCTGCTGCCACCAGTCGCGGATCTCATCCAGCGGCTGGGTTGCACTCTCCTGGGCCAGCAGGTCCAGCATTTGCTCCAGAACCTGACGGGCATCGCCGACGATCGGCACATCAGCCGACACCGTTTTTGAAATTGACGTTGGATCGATATCAATGTGCAGCACGGTGGCGTTCGGGCAATACTTCGCCAGGTTGTTGGTGGTGCGATCGTCAAAGCGCACGCCAACGGCAAAGATGACATCGGAATGATGCATCGTCATGTTGGCTTCATAGGTACCGTGCATACCCAGCATCCCCAGCGCCTGACGATGGGTGGCAGGAAACGCCCCCAGCCCCATCAGTGATGACGCAACGGGAAGGTTAAGCTTTTCAATCAGTTCACGAAGCTGAACTTCGCAGGCGGAGTTGATCGCCCCGCCACCAACATAGACCACCGGTTTTTTGGCTGCCAGCAGCGTTTGCAACGCTCGCTTGATCTGGCCTTTATGCCCCTGCGTTGTTGGGTTATAAGAGCGCATGCTGACCGACTCCGGCCAGACATAGGGCAGCTTGTTTGCCGGGTTCAGGATATCTTTAGGCAGATCGACCACCACCGGTCCGGGACGTCCGCTCGCCGCCAGCCAGAAGGCTTTTTTCAGTACGCCGGGAATGTCTTCTGTTTGCTTGACCAGGAAGCTGTGCTTCACAACGGGACGCGAAATCCCGACCATGTCGCACTCCTGAAACGCATCGTAGCCAATCAGTGAGGTTGCTACCTGCCCGGAGAGGATCACCAGCGGGATAGAGTCCATGTAGGCCGTCGCAATGCCGGTAATGGCGTTTGTCGCGCCGGGGCCGGACGTGACTAACACCACGCCCACTTCACCCGTCGCACGCGCCAGGCCGTCAGCCATGTGCACCGCCGCCTGCTCGTGACGTACCAGAACATGGTCAATGCCCCCTACCGTATGCAGCGCATCATAAATATCGAGGACCGCACCGCCAGGGTAGCCGAACACTTGCTTTACGCCCTGATCGATCAGCGACCGAACGACCATTTCCGCGCCAGACAACATCTCCATGCTTTGCCTCCAGGCATTTTGTTATAGACGGACTGCCGAATTCATTTCCGCACCGTCTTACGATTGGGATAAACCAATCTTATATATTGCAGAGTGTTCTTTACCTTAACCGCTCGTTATGAGGCAGGCAATTAGCAAACCTGGGGAGATAAACGGCGCGTAAAGCAGAAAAAGCAGCCGTTAACAGAAGATATGGTTAATTCCTCTGGGAATAGAGGATGGGGTGATAAATCATCGCTGAAAAGCGCGACAATGCAGGAAATCATCTATTTTTGCGTGCCGCAGAGCAGCCCGAAAAAAATACCACAGAACAAAATAGCAATTATCTAAAAGAACTCAGGATAAATCACATGAACCGATGCGATTTACCCTGATGCGTTTACCGGCGACAGATGCCAACCAGCAGCTCTTCCATCCACTGATGTCCTTTATCCCGGCCCGCCGCTTCATGCCATGAAAGATAACAGGTACGGCTATTTAACTTGAGCGGCAGAGGCAAAATTTGCAGATTTAAAGGGTCAGAAAACTCTTCTGCCAGCCAGCGCGGCGCAATCGCCACCAGCTGCGTCTGGGAGACCACGTTTAATACGCTGACCATGGCCATGCCCTGATAAGCCACGCTCGCCTGTTTATCCGCAGTGTCATACCACGGCAGGCTAAAGGACGCATATCTGTCGAGTGCTACAACGGCGTGTTGCTCGTTATAAACATCGCTTTCTCGCAGCGGAGAATTCAGGCGCGGATGCTTTTTACTGGCGACCAGAACCATTTCATCTTTAAACAGCGGCACGCAGGAAAATTCTGGACGACGAAACTCTTCATATCCCAGAACGAATTCGATTTCCTGATAGCGTAACTGATGTTCGGTGTTTTGATTCAGGGATGATTTAAAAACAAGATTGATATTGGGTGCGATCTCTTCAACTTTATTATAAATAATCGACGTTAAATAATTATCCAGTGGGCTACAGACGCAAAGATGGAATACGCGCTCGCTGCTTAAGGGTTCAAAGCCCGAGCCCGGCAGCTCGTTCTGGACCAGTTGCAACGCCTGGCGGATGGAGCCAAACAGCTGGAATGCGCGCGCCGTAGGCTGGATCCCTCTCCCGTAGCGAACAAATAATTCGTCGTTAAACATGACCTTAAGTCTGGCAACGGCATTACTCACGGCAGGTTGCGACATCCCCAGCGTTTGGGCCGCGCGGGTGATATTCTGTTCCTGCATGACAGCATCAAACACCGTCAGAAGATTAAGATCCACCGTGCGTAACTGCGGTTTAATCCCATCAGTAGCTTGAGGTTGTTTAATATTATTTTCTGGCACTTCTGACTCCACTGTCACGCTACACTCCCTTTGCCATCGTACGGTAATAATCTCGAAAAATATGATTTATCATGCAAATACGATCAGCGAAAGAGAATTATTTAAAATTCGGAATATATAAAGACTCTATATAAACGAAAATTAATGAACGCGAATGATATGTTTGACTTTAGGATTTGAATGAAACCATAAACCAAACAAATATACAATTGGCATCAGGTTAATGATGACTTAAGTATTATTAAACTGTTATTGCTATCGCCCTACAGTTAGTTAACAACCTGTTATCTCTGTTCGCTTTTTAGCATTATGGAATAGATTCACAGCATTTATAACTTAATGATATCAAAACCTTTTAATCAGAAGGCCTCCTCTTCAGTACATTTCACTCATTTTAAACAATTATATTTATTTATTTCTGCAACTCTTTTCTTAAGTCCAAAATTAGACAATTAGTCGGGTCGCGAAAGCTAAAACCAGCACAATTAGCTAAAGTGAATACCCGGTAGATTCCGTCTGTCGGGTCCGTTTTCATCGTCAGGGGTTGACATGAACGGCCGTATCCAGTACCACTAAAAGCATATTGAATTTAACGGAGCACGATTCATGATTCGCACCATTCGTTTCACCGGTCTACTACTACTAAACGCATTCACTGTGCGCGGTAGACTGGCGGGCGAAATTCAGCGTTGAATCGTCACCAGTAAGACTAAAAACCCGCGCCACTGCGCGGGTTTTTTTATGCTCGTAGCAAGGCGCCCTAAGACTGACAAGGACCTAACCCATGAGCCAGCAAGTCATTATTTTCGATACTACTTTACGTGACGGTGAACAGGCATTGCAGGCAAGCCTGAGTGTAAAAGAGAAACTGCAGATCGCGCTGGCTCTCGAACGTATGGGTGTCGACGTGATGGAGGTCGGTTTCCCGGTCTCGTCTCCGGGTGATTTCGAATCCGTCCAGACTATCGCTCGCACCATTAAAAACAGCCGCGTGTGTGCCCTGGCGCGCTGCGTAGAGAAAGACATCGACGTTGCCGCCGAGTCATTGAAAGTCGCCGAAGCGTTCCGTATCCACACCTTTATTGCGACCTCGCCTATGCACATCGCAACCAAGCTGCGCAGCACGCTGGATGAGGTGATTGAGCGCGCAGTCTATATGGTTAAGCGCGCACGCAACTATACCGATGACGTTGAATTCTCCTGTGAAGATGCGGGCCGTACGCCAATCGAAGACCTGGCGCGCGTTGTGGAAGCCGCCATCAACGCGGGCGCGAAAACCATTAACATCCCGGACACCGTCGGCTACACCATGCCGTTTGAGTTCTCTAACATCATCACCGGCCTGTATGACCGCGTACCGAATATTGATAAGGCAATTATCTCCGTCCACACCCACGATGACTTGGGTCTGGCCGTGGGCAATGCCATCGCCGCCGTCCACGCCGGGGCGCGTCAGGTTGAAGGCGCGATGAACGGTATCGGCGAACGCGCGGGCAACTGTTCGCTGGAAGAAGTGATCATGGCGATCAAAGTGCGCAAAGACATCATGGACGTGCACACCCGCATCAATCACAACGAAATCTGGCGCACCAGCCAGACCGTCAGCCAGATTTGCAACATGCCCATTCCGGCTAACAAAGCGATTGTCGGCACTGGCGCCTTCGCACACTCCTCCGGTATTCACCAGGATGGCGTCCTGAAGAACCGCGAAAACTACGAAATCATGACCCCGGAATCTATCGGCCTGAATCAGGTGCAGCTGAACCTGACCTCCCGTTCCGGCCGCGCGGCGGTTAAGCACCGTATGGAAGAGATGGGTTACAAGGACAGCGATTACAACATGGATCAGCTGTACGACGCATTCCTGAAGCTGGCCGACAAAAAAGGTCAGGTGTTCGACTATGACCTGGAAGCGCTGGCCTTTATTAACAAGCAGCAGGAAGAGCCAGAGCACTTCCGTCTGGATTACTTCAACGTGCAGTCCGGCTCCAGCAACATCGCCACCGCCTCGGTCAAACTGGCCTGCGGTGATGAAATTAAAGCAGAGGCCGCGAACGGTAACGGCCCTGTCGATGCCATCTACCAGGCGATTAACCGCGTCACCGAGTACGACGTTGAGCTGGTGAAGTATGACCTGACGGCCAAGGGCCACGGCAAAGATGCACTGGGTCAGGTCGACATTGTTGTTACCCACAATGGCCGCCGCTTCCATGGCGTGGGCCTGGCGACCGATATCGTTGAATCCTCCGCGAAAGCGATGGTGCACGTTCTGAACAACATCTGGCGCGCCGCCGAAGTCGAAAAAGAGTTGCAACGCAAAGCTCAGAATAAAGAGAACAACAAGGAAACCGTGTAATGTCGAAGAATTACCATATTGCTGTGTTACCGGGCGACGGTATTGGTCCGGAAGTGATGGCACAGGCGCTGAAAGTACTGGAAGCCGTTCGTGCGCGTTTTGCGATGAAAATCACTACCAGCCACTACGACGTGGGCGGTATTGCGATTGATAACCACGGTACGCCACTGCCGAAAGCGACCGTGGAAGGCTGCGAAAATGCCGATGCCGTGCTGTTTGGTTCCGTCGGTGGCCCGAAATGGGAACACCTGCCGCCGGCAGAGCAGCCAGAGCGCGGCGCGCTGCTGCCGCTGCGTAAACATTTCAAGCTGTTCAGCAACCTGCGTCCGGCGAAGCTGTATCAGGGTCTGGAAGAGTTCTGCCCGCTGCGCGCGGATATCGCCGCCAACGGTTTCGACATTCTGTGCGTGCGTGAACTGACCGGCGGGATCTATTTCGGTCAGCCAAAAGGGCGCGAAGGCAGCGGACAACACGAGAAAGCGTTCGACACCGAGGTGTATCACCGTTTCGAAATCGAACGTATCGCCCACATCGCGTTCGAGTCGGCACGCAAACGCCGCCATAAAGTGACCTCCATTGATAAAGCGAACGTGCTGCAGTCTTCCATTTTGTGGCGCGAGATCGTCAGTGAAGTGGCTAAGCAGTACCCGGACGTCGCGCTGTCGCACATGTACATCGACAACGCGACCATGCAGCTGATTAAGGATCCGTCCCAGTTTGACGTGCTGCTGTGCTCCAACCTGTTCGGCGATATCCTCTCTGACGAGTGCGCGATGATCACAGGCTCCATGGGCATGCTGCCCTCCGCAAGCCTGAATGAAGAAGGCTTTGGCCTGTACGAGCCTGCGGGCGGCTCCGCGCCGGATATCGCAGGCAAGAACATTGCCAACCCGATTGCGCAGATCCTCTCCCTGGCCCTGCTGCTGCGCTACAGCCTGGATGCAGGCGATGCGGCAACCGCAATTGAGAACGCCATTAACCGGGCGTTAGAAGAAGGCGTCCGTACCGGCGATTTAGCTCGCGGCACGGCGGCAGTCAGTACCGATGAAATGGGCGACATTATTGCCCGCTATGTCGCTGAAGGGGTGTAATCATGGCTAAGACGTTATATGAAAAGTTGTTTGATGCGCACGTTGTTTACGAGGCACCAAACGAAACCCCGCTGCTGTACATTGATCGTCATCTGGTGCACGAAGTGACCTCTCCTCAGGCATTTGACGGCCTGCGCGCGCACAAGCGTCCGGTACGTCAGCCGGGTAAAACCTTCGCGACGATGGATCACAACGTATCCACCCAGACCAAAGACATTAATGCCTCGGGTGAGATGGCGCGTATCCAGATGCAGGAGCTGATTAAGAACTGCAACGAGTTTGGCGTTGAGCTGTACGACCTGAACCATCCGTATCAGGGCATCGTCCACGTGATGGGGCCTGAGCAAGGGATCACCCTGCCGGGCATGACCATCGTCTGCGGTGACTCCCATACCGCGACCCACGGCGCGTTTGGCGCGCTGGCGTTCGGTATCGGCACGTCTGAAGTGGAACATGTGCTGGCAACGCAGACCCTGAAACAGGGCCGCGCCAAAACCATGAAGATTGAAGTGAAGGGTAAAGCCGCACCGGGTATTACCGCAAAAGACATCGTGCTGGCCATCATCGGTAAAACCGGCAGCGCGGGCGGCACCGGTCATGTTGTTGAATTCTGCGGTGAAGCCATCCAGGCGCTGAGCATGGAGGGACGCATGACCCTGTGCAATATGGCCATTGAGATGGGCGCAAAAGCCGGTCTGGTCGCGCCGGACGACACCACCTTTAACTATGTGAAGGGTCGTCTGCACGCGCCGAAAGGTCAGAATTTTGACGACGCGGTCGCGTACTGGAAAACCCTGAAAACCGACGATGGGGCAACGTTTGATACCGTTGTCACGCTGCAGGCTGAAGAGATTGCGCCTCAGGTGACCTGGGGCACCAACCCGGGTCAGGTGATTTCCGTCAACGACGCCATTCCCGATCCGGCCTCCTTCGCCGATCCGGTCGAGCGCGCCAGTGCGGAAAAAGCGCTGGCCTATATGGGGCTGAAACCCGGCGTGCCGTTGACCGACGTAACCATTGATAAGGTCTTTATCGGTTCCTGCACCAACTCCCGTATCGAAGATTTGCGTGCCGCCGCCGAGATTGCCAAAGGCCGCAAAGTGGCACCGGGCGTGCAGGCGCTGGTGGTTCCTGGCTCCGGTCCGGTGAAAGCCCAGGCGGAAGCCGAAGGTCTGGATAAGATCTTTATCGAAGCGGGCTTCGAGTGGCGCCTGCCTGGCTGCTCCATGTGTCTGGCCATGAACAACGATCGCCTGAATCCGGGTGAGCGCTGCGCCTCTACCAGCAACCGTAACTTTGAAGGCCGTCAGGGCCGCGGTGGGCGCACCCATCTGGTCAGTCCGGCAATGGCCGCCGCTGCGGCAGTCACCGGCCATTTCGCCGATATTCGCAGCCTGAAATAAGGAGACAATCATGGCAGAGAAATTTACCCAACATACGGGCCGTGTTGTCCCGCTGGACGCCGCCAACGTCGATACTGACGCTATTATTCCGAAACAGTTTCTGCAGAAGGTGACGCGTACCGGTTTTGGCGCACATCTGTTTAACGACTGGCGATTCCTGGACGATAAGGGCGAAGTGCCTAATCCGGAATTCGTTCTGAACTTCCCGGAATACAAAGGCGCCTCCATTTTGCTGGCGCGGGAAAACTTTGGCTGCGGCTCATCCCGTGAACACGCGCCGTGGGCGCTCACCGACTACGGCTTTAAAGTGGTCATTGCCCCAAGCTTCGCGGATATCTTCTACGGTAACAGCTTCAACAACCAGCTGCTGCCGGTGACGCTGAGCGATGAACAGGTCGATGAATTGTTCGCGCTGGTTAAGGCGAATCCGGGCATTTCGTTTGAAGTGGATCTGGAAGCCGAAGTGGTGAAAGCCGGGGATAAGACCTACAGCTTCAGCATCGATGCCTTCCGCCGTCACTGCATGCTGAACGGTCTGGACAGCATTGGTTTGACGCTCCAGCACGAAGACGCCATCTCAGCGTACGAGAAAAAACAGCCTGCGTTTATGGGCTAAAGGCAATGGCCCGCAAAAAGCGGGCCATTGATAAGGGTGCGTTGAGGCTCAACCACTCTGGAGAGGCGAGGAAATTTCCCCCGCCAATACCGCTAACGTTTTGCTTCGTAAGCCAACACTGCCGCCAGCTCTGTTTTCTCCTGTCTGAAGTGCAGCTCGCACAGCGAGTCGCGCACCATCCAGGTGAAGATCAACAGCGTCGTACAGATCAGAAACAAACCTAACAGCAGAGTACGTTTTGGCATTCCAGCCTCCTTATTGCTTTTCGGCAATGAAGAGACTAACCTCGCAATGTTGGTTGTGAAGTTGGTCTCCCCATCAGTTTTTTTGATGTGGGACTCTCCACTGTTTGCCTCTTGCGAAAGCCTGAGGCAAACAGCCTCAAGCACCCGCCACGCACTCTATTCTCCTTCCAGGTACCTGTCAGAAAGTCGTTTCATTTCGTGAAGCCGCCTTCCAGAATCAGACATCCTTAACCCGGCAGGTCAGCCCAAGCGTAACCACCGAAATCGCGGCAATCATCCAGTAAACTGAGCCATGCCCATAGCTTTGCGCCAGCGCCCCCTGAATGACGCCTGCCAGAATCACTCCGGTTGAAATACTGTTGGTAAAAAGCGTGGTCGCCGAGCCGGCACGACCGGGCATGAGATCCTGAAACCAGAGCATGCCGATCCCGGCAACAATCCCGATAAACACGGCGTTAAACAGCTGCAGCGCCAGCAACGCTTCACGCGAATGGAAAAGGATCAGCCCCGCGTAGAACAGCACCCCGGCCGCCACGGCGACGATCATCATCCGACGCTTTCCAAAGCGCTTAACGTAGTAACCCGCCAGAATCATCGCCGGAATTTCCAGACCGGCAGCGGTCCCCATTAAGATCCCCGCGAGTTTGTCCGGTAAACCCAGATCGCTGCTGATCCACAGCGGCATATCGATGATGTACATGGTGTTGCAGGTCCACATCAGCGTGGAGGCAATAAACAGCATGCGGACGTTTTTGTCCTGCCAGCCGCTCACCTGGGTGACAGGTTTATCCGTCGCCTGTTCGACGCGCGCCACGGACGGCAGCGCGAAGGCAATCAATACCAGGCTGATGACAAAAATCCCGGCGGCGATGGAGAACATGGCGGTAAAGCCGTAGTTCAACGCCAGCATGAAGGCCAGCGGCGGGCCAATGACCCACGCCAGCGAGAGCTGGGCACGCATCACCGAGCTGAACATCACCACTTCCCGCGCCGAGTTATCCGCGTATTCACGGGCCAGCGCGAACAGCTGCGGCATGGCGGTGTTCGCCAGCGACGCCAGCAGCACGCCGCAGGTAATGAGCGTCAGGTAATGGCGGTTAAAGGCAAAGAGCAGCGCGTTGCCCACGGCCATGGCGCAGCAAAAGAGGATCAGCCTGCGGCGATCGCCCTGGCTGTCCGATCGTTTCGCCAGCGCGAGGCTGACCAGGATCCCGGCAATGGCGTTGACGGTATAAAACAGGCCGACCCAAAACGGCTGTGCCCCCACCTCGCGGCTGAGAAACAGGCT contains:
- the leuD gene encoding 3-isopropylmalate dehydratase small subunit; this encodes MAEKFTQHTGRVVPLDAANVDTDAIIPKQFLQKVTRTGFGAHLFNDWRFLDDKGEVPNPEFVLNFPEYKGASILLARENFGCGSSREHAPWALTDYGFKVVIAPSFADIFYGNSFNNQLLPVTLSDEQVDELFALVKANPGISFEVDLEAEVVKAGDKTYSFSIDAFRRHCMLNGLDSIGLTLQHEDAISAYEKKQPAFMG
- a CDS encoding Hok/Gef family protein, whose translation is MPKRTLLLGLFLICTTLLIFTWMVRDSLCELHFRQEKTELAAVLAYEAKR
- the leuC gene encoding 3-isopropylmalate dehydratase large subunit, producing MAKTLYEKLFDAHVVYEAPNETPLLYIDRHLVHEVTSPQAFDGLRAHKRPVRQPGKTFATMDHNVSTQTKDINASGEMARIQMQELIKNCNEFGVELYDLNHPYQGIVHVMGPEQGITLPGMTIVCGDSHTATHGAFGALAFGIGTSEVEHVLATQTLKQGRAKTMKIEVKGKAAPGITAKDIVLAIIGKTGSAGGTGHVVEFCGEAIQALSMEGRMTLCNMAIEMGAKAGLVAPDDTTFNYVKGRLHAPKGQNFDDAVAYWKTLKTDDGATFDTVVTLQAEEIAPQVTWGTNPGQVISVNDAIPDPASFADPVERASAEKALAYMGLKPGVPLTDVTIDKVFIGSCTNSRIEDLRAAAEIAKGRKVAPGVQALVVPGSGPVKAQAEAEGLDKIFIEAGFEWRLPGCSMCLAMNNDRLNPGERCASTSNRNFEGRQGRGGRTHLVSPAMAAAAAVTGHFADIRSLK
- a CDS encoding sugar efflux transporter, which codes for MLWLMTMGRRLNGVYAAFMLVAFMMGVAGALQAPTLSLFLSREVGAQPFWVGLFYTVNAIAGILVSLALAKRSDSQGDRRRLILFCCAMAVGNALLFAFNRHYLTLITCGVLLASLANTAMPQLFALAREYADNSAREVVMFSSVMRAQLSLAWVIGPPLAFMLALNYGFTAMFSIAAGIFVISLVLIAFALPSVARVEQATDKPVTQVSGWQDKNVRMLFIASTLMWTCNTMYIIDMPLWISSDLGLPDKLAGILMGTAAGLEIPAMILAGYYVKRFGKRRMMIVAVAAGVLFYAGLILFHSREALLALQLFNAVFIGIVAGIGMLWFQDLMPGRAGSATTLFTNSISTGVILAGVIQGALAQSYGHGSVYWMIAAISVVTLGLTCRVKDV